GTTCCTGGAACAGTCCGAGCGCGTCGTAACTCGTCCACATTTCGACGATCCGTCCGTCTTCGACGCGGTACATCTCCATTCCCGACACCGAGACGCGCTCGCCGGTCGGCTCCAGCCCCAGAAGTTCGCCCTCGTGCGTGCCCCGAGCGGTGTACCGTAACGCGGCGATATCGTCCTCGGCGATCACGGTCTCGACCGCGTACTCCAGGTCGGGAAACGCCGCTCGGTAGGTCTCCACGTACTCCCTGTAATCGTCACGTCCTCGCGGTTCGCCGGTCGAAGACGGATCGTGCAGGACGAACGATTCCGCGAAGAGGTCGTCGATCGCGTCGAGGTTTCCGTCGGTCCAGATCTCCTCCGGGTCGCGTCGGACGAGTTCGTTGATTCTCGTTGTCATATAGTTCTCGCCGCCTCGTTATCGTGTTCTGCCGAGTCCAACCGGCTACTCGCGCGGACTCGAGTCCTCGAAACGGCTCGGAGAGCTACGACGAACTGGCTTGTAAACCTGGTCTGCGCCTCCGCGATCGACAGCCCTCGAGTACACCTGTTAGTACCAAACTAACAACAGCTATATCCCGAGCCGTTAGTAATCTCCTTACAACAGATGACGCCGCCCCTCACGCCG
This DNA window, taken from Natronococcus sp. CG52, encodes the following:
- a CDS encoding ester cyclase → MTTRINELVRRDPEEIWTDGNLDAIDDLFAESFVLHDPSSTGEPRGRDDYREYVETYRAAFPDLEYAVETVIAEDDIAALRYTARGTHEGELLGLEPTGERVSVSGMEMYRVEDGRIVEMWTSYDALGLFQELGVVPPLEALGEASGSD